The following are from one region of the Mustela lutreola isolate mMusLut2 chromosome 9, mMusLut2.pri, whole genome shotgun sequence genome:
- the MRGBP gene encoding MRG/MORF4L-binding protein: MGEAEVGGGGAPGDKGPGEAATSPAEETVVWSPEVEVCLFHAMLGHKPVGVNRHFHMICIRDKFSQNIGRQVPSKVIWDHLSTMYDMQALHESEILPFPNPERNFVLPEEIIHEVREGKVVIEEEMKEEMKEDVDPHNGADDVFSSSGSLGKATEKSSKDKNPSDLGSKEGADKRKRSRVTDKVLTANSNPSSPSAAKRRRT; the protein is encoded by the exons ATGGGGGAGGCCGAGgtgggcggcggcggcgcgccgGGGGACAAGGGGCCGGGGGAGGCGGCCACCAGCCCAGCCGAGGAGACGGTGGTGTGGAGCCCCGAGGTGGAGGTGTGCCTCTTCCACGCCATGCTGGGCCACAAGCCCGTCG GTGTGAACCGACACTTCCACATGATCTGTATTCGGGACAAGTTCAGCCAGAACATTGGTCGGCAGGTCCCATCCAAGGTCATCTGGGACCATCTGAGCACCATGTATGACATGCAGGCGCTG CACGAATCGGAGATTCTTCCATTCCCAAACCCAGAGAGGAATTTTGTCCTTCCTGAAGAAATCATTCATGAAGTCCGAGAAG GAAAAGTGGTCATCgaagaagaaatgaaggaggaaatgAAGGAAGATGTGGACCCCCACAACGGGGCTGACGATG TTTTTTCGTCTTCAGGAAGCTTGGGGAAAGCAACAGAAAAGTCCAGCAAAGACAAGAACCCTTCGGACTTGGGGTCCAAGGAAGGGGCAGACAAGCGGAAGCGCAGCCGGGTCACCGACAAAGTCCTAACGGCGAACAGCAACCCCTCCAGCCCCAGCGCTGCCAAGCGGCGCCGAACGTAG